The following proteins are co-located in the Silene latifolia isolate original U9 population chromosome 1, ASM4854445v1, whole genome shotgun sequence genome:
- the LOC141617042 gene encoding uncharacterized protein LOC141617042, translating to MAMTMSMSTIPMKKERWGEIEEEGDDYSYLLPPKEVTGPDTDGVKTVVEYKFNDEGKKVKITTKTRVVTSKKSILERRSWAKFGDAVNDAPINTSLSLTTVSTEEIKIDRPGSDDKDKEKDKGKDTKADPNQPTRDGTIKICRTCHQKGDHWTAACPYKDLVQSTEALAIPDPNPNPNPNPTATKKYVPPIRNTTTDPRRRNDENSVRVTNLSEDTKEADLQELFEPFGHVTRVYVATDRGTNMSRGFGFVNFARREDAQRAINKLNGYGYDNLILHVEWSAPKA from the exons ATGGCGATGACGATGTCAATGTCGACGATACCGATGAAGAAGGAAAGATGGGGAGAAATAGAAGAAGAAGGTGATGACTACAGTTACCTACTACCGCCCAAGGAGGTTACCGGACCCGACACCGACGGGGTGAAAACCGTGGTCGAGTATAAATTTAATGATGAAGGAAAAAAGGTTAAAATTACGACGAAAACACGTGTGGTAACGAGTAAGAAGAGTATTTTGGAACGGAGATCATGGGCTAAATTTGGTGACGCTGTTAATGATGCTCCTATTAATACTAGCCTCAGCCTCACTACCGTTTCAACCGAAGAAATCAAAATAGATCGCCCTG GCAGCGACGACAAAGACAAAGAAAAAGACAAAGGGAAAGACACAAAGGCGGATCCAAACCAACCAACAAGAGACGGCACCATCAAAATCTGCAGAACCTGTCACCAGAAGGGTGATCACTGGACCGCTGCATGCCCTTACAAGGACCTTGTCCAATCGACTGAAGCTCTCGCAATTCCTgatcctaaccctaaccctaacccgaATCCTACTGCAACAAAGAAGTATGTTCCTCCAATCAGAAACACCACTACTGATCCAAGGCGCAGGAACGATGAGAACTCAGTTCGAGTCACTAACCTGTCTGAAGACACCAAGGAAGCTGATTTGCAGGAACTGTTTGAGCCATTTGGTCATGTCACCCGTGTTTACGTGGCCACTGACAGGGGTACTAACATGAGCAGAGGTTTCGGGTTTGTTAACTTTGCAAGAAGAGAAGATGCTCAAAGGGCCATTAATAAACTCAATGGTTATGGTTATGATAATCTCATCCTTCATGTTGAATGGTCTGCTCCTAAGGCGTAA